A genomic window from Betta splendens chromosome 24, fBetSpl5.4, whole genome shotgun sequence includes:
- the LOC114850021 gene encoding lactoylglutathione lyase-like isoform X2: MEQRGLSDEADFMMQQTMLRVKDPARSLDFYTRVLGLTLLQKIDFPSMRFTHYFLGYEHRSDIPADVSERTAWTFSRRGTVELTHNWGSERDSGLSYHNGNHEPVGFGHIGIAVPDVSAACQLFEQQGVKQVRARASGKPGQTFIQDPDGYWIEILNPSDMVSAMAS, from the exons ATGGAGCAGCGGGGGCTGTCGGACGAGGCG GACTTCATGATGCAGCAGACGATGCTGCGGGTCAAAGATCCGGCCCGGTCCCTGGACTTCTACACGCGCGTGCTGGGCTTGAC gctgctgcagaagaTCGACTTCCCTTCGATGCGGTTCACCCACTACTTCCTGGGCTACGAGCACAGGTCCGACATCCCCGCTGACGTCAGCGAGCGGACGGCCTGGACCTTCTCCCGCAGAGGCACCGTGGAGCTGACACA TAACTGGGGCTCGGAGCGGGATTCAGGCCTCTCGTACCACAATGGAAACCACGAACCTGTGGGGTTCG GCCACATCGGCATCGCCGTCCCCGACGTCAGCGCTGCCTGTCAGTTATTCGAGCAGCAGGGGGTGAAGCAGGTCCGCGCACGTGCCTCAG GTAAACCGGGTCAGACCTTCATCCAGGATCCTGACGGCTACTGGATCGAGATCCTGAACCCCAGCGACATGGTGTCAGCGATGGCGTCTTAA
- the pex7 gene encoding peroxisomal biogenesis factor 7 yields MMTKVFRSPARHGYAVEVSPFVPSRVACAAAQYYGIAGCGTLLVLDQTETGICLVTSWQWGDGLFDVAWSEANEHVLVAGGGDGSLQLWDTANHSAPLREAREHRQEVYSVDWSQTRGENLIVSGSWDHTAKVWDPSLSSSLTTLRGHEGVIYSTVWSPHIPGCFASASGDGTLRVWDVKSAACRLAVPAHRAEVLSCDWCKYDQNLLATGSVDCSACVWDLRNVRQPVNQLLGHTYAIRRLKFSPFSKTLLASCSYDFSVRFWDFSRNQPLLDTVEHHSEFVCGLDFNLHIPNQVVDCSWDETVKIYTPGCLSAGPHGTGL; encoded by the exons ATGATGACCAAGGTGTTTCGCAGCCCGGCCCGTCACGGCTACGCTGTCGAAGTGTCTCCATTCGTCCCCAGCAGAGTGGCCTGCGCCGCGGCGCAGTATTATGGGATAGCAG GCTGCGGCACGctgctggtcctggatcagACCGAAACAGGGATATGTTTAGTAACAAG CTGGCAGTGGGGAGATGGACTTTTTGACGTGGCATGGAGCGAAGCCAACGAACACGTGTTGGTGGCTGGAGGCGGAGACGGCAGCCTGCAGCTGTGGGacacagccaatcacagcgctcCGCTGCGGGAGGCCAGGGAGCACAGGCAGGAG GTTTATTCTGTCGACTGGAGTCAAACCCGAGGAGAGAACCTCATCGTCTCCGGGTCGTGGGATCACACGGCTAAAGTG TGGGACCCCTCACTCAGCTCCTCGCTCACCACACTCAGGGGTCATGAAGGCGTCATCTACAGCACCGTTTGGTCCCCTCACATCCCAGGATGCTTTGCTTCAGCTTCAG GTGATGGGACTCTGAGAGTGTGGGATGTGAAGAGCGCCGCGTGTCGCCTGGCCGTCCCCGCCCACAGGGCCGAGGTCCTGAGCTGTGATTGGTGCAAGTACGACCAG AACCTTCTGGCCACGGGCTCGGTGGActgcagcgcgtgtgtgtgggaccTGAGGAACGTCCGACAGCCTGTCAATCAACTGCTAGGCCACACCTACGCCATCCGACGGCTCAag ttctcTCCCTTCAGTAAGACGCTGTTGGCCTCCTGCTCCTACGACTTCAGCGTCAG GTTTTGGGATTTCAGCAGGAACCAGCCTCTTCTGGACACGGTGGAGCATCACTCTGAGTTCGTCTGTGGGTTGGACTTCAACCTGCACATCCCCAACCAG GTGGTCGACTGCTCCTGGGATGAGACGGTGAAGATCTACACCCcaggctgtttgtctgcaggacCACACGGCACCGGGCTGTag
- the LOC114850013 gene encoding uncharacterized protein LOC114850013 isoform X1 translates to MEYSLIVAVSGFPSLYDSSSPTYRDLNTRSDSWRQVAQIVGFPESECRRKWKTLRDQHRRERQREKERRESGIGLLNYRPWRYSSILSFLNPFIDARAAGTNGWALDPQPSLLQVSEMMGCSTTTGTRSDDDESYDIAVADATPTSSSSSLEFVQRKRPSSSSGDAVRLKAAKIEPSDQQTPPAVLQPDLQPFQHRQSRCSPPPAGAASRLNRLKTEVRETVDLTDEEYEDCSITSPRLTQARTENGDSVLEDYLRRMEAREVHRDRGVDLRDDVTLFLLSLAPAMRRLCTEKQSWVRTKIQQLLHEAEFGATHF, encoded by the exons ATGGAGTATAGCCTGATCGTGGCCGTATCCGGCTTCCCCAGCCTGTACGACAGCAGCTCCCCGACCTACAGAGACCTGAACACGAGGAGCGACTCCTGGAGACAAGTGGCGCAGATCGTCGGGTTCCCCG AGTCTGAGtgcaggaggaagtggaaaaCACTGAGAGACCAACACAGGAGGGAGAGGCAGCGAGAaaaagagagacgagagagCGGCATCGGGCTCCTCAACTACAGACCATGGAGGTATTCATCCATTTTATCCTTTTTAAACCCGTTCATAGATGCTAGAGCTGCCGGCACCAATGGCTGGGCTCTGGACCCACAGCCCTCACTCCTGCAAGTGTCTGAAATGATGGGCTGCAGCACGACCACCGGAACCCGGAGCGATGATGACGAGAGCTACG ACATCGCAGTAGCAGATGCTACGCCTACATCATCTTCATCGTCCTTGGAGTTTGTGCAAAGGAAGCGACCGTCTTCTTCAAGTGGCGACGCCGTCAGACTGAAAGCAGCAAAGATTGAG CCCTCGGATCAGCAGACACCTCCGGCCGTCCTGCAGCCGGATCTGCAGCCCTTCCAGCACCGTCAAAGCCGCTGTAGCCCTCCaccggccggcgccgcctccaggCTGAACCGCCTGAAAACAGAGGTGAGGGAGACTGTGGATCTGACAGACGAGGAGTACGAGGACTGCAGCATCACGTCACCCAGGCTGACCCAGGCCAGGACGGAGAATGGCGACAGTGTGCTGGAGGACTACCTGAGGAGGATGGAGGCCAGGGAGGTCCACCGGGACCGAGGTGTGGACCTCAGAGACGATGTGACTCTGTTTCTGCTCAGCTTGGCTCCTGCCATGAGAAGACTTTGTACAGAAAAGCAGTCGTGGGTCAGAACCAAGATACAGCAGCTTCTACATGAGGCCGAGTTTGGTGCAACGCACTTTTAG
- the LOC114850013 gene encoding uncharacterized protein LOC114850013 isoform X2: MEYSLIVAVSGFPSLYDSSSPTYRDLNTRSDSWRQVAQIVGFPDARAAGTNGWALDPQPSLLQVSEMMGCSTTTGTRSDDDESYDIAVADATPTSSSSSLEFVQRKRPSSSSGDAVRLKAAKIEPSDQQTPPAVLQPDLQPFQHRQSRCSPPPAGAASRLNRLKTEVRETVDLTDEEYEDCSITSPRLTQARTENGDSVLEDYLRRMEAREVHRDRGVDLRDDVTLFLLSLAPAMRRLCTEKQSWVRTKIQQLLHEAEFGATHF, translated from the exons ATGGAGTATAGCCTGATCGTGGCCGTATCCGGCTTCCCCAGCCTGTACGACAGCAGCTCCCCGACCTACAGAGACCTGAACACGAGGAGCGACTCCTGGAGACAAGTGGCGCAGATCGTCGGGTTCCCCG ATGCTAGAGCTGCCGGCACCAATGGCTGGGCTCTGGACCCACAGCCCTCACTCCTGCAAGTGTCTGAAATGATGGGCTGCAGCACGACCACCGGAACCCGGAGCGATGATGACGAGAGCTACG ACATCGCAGTAGCAGATGCTACGCCTACATCATCTTCATCGTCCTTGGAGTTTGTGCAAAGGAAGCGACCGTCTTCTTCAAGTGGCGACGCCGTCAGACTGAAAGCAGCAAAGATTGAG CCCTCGGATCAGCAGACACCTCCGGCCGTCCTGCAGCCGGATCTGCAGCCCTTCCAGCACCGTCAAAGCCGCTGTAGCCCTCCaccggccggcgccgcctccaggCTGAACCGCCTGAAAACAGAGGTGAGGGAGACTGTGGATCTGACAGACGAGGAGTACGAGGACTGCAGCATCACGTCACCCAGGCTGACCCAGGCCAGGACGGAGAATGGCGACAGTGTGCTGGAGGACTACCTGAGGAGGATGGAGGCCAGGGAGGTCCACCGGGACCGAGGTGTGGACCTCAGAGACGATGTGACTCTGTTTCTGCTCAGCTTGGCTCCTGCCATGAGAAGACTTTGTACAGAAAAGCAGTCGTGGGTCAGAACCAAGATACAGCAGCTTCTACATGAGGCCGAGTTTGGTGCAACGCACTTTTAG
- the hey2 gene encoding hairy/enhancer-of-split related with YRPW motif protein 2: MKRPCEDGSSAESDLDVGGESMFAGHSKPPFTSCASPTATTRVMARKRRRGIIEKRRRDRINNSLLELRRLVPTALEKQGSAKLEKAEILQMTVDHLKMLQSNGGYVSAHALALDFLSVGFRECVTEVSRYLDSSDPLGSRLLSHLSSCACQRAAAALTAASRAPPQAPGPPQAPPPPPCWAAFQPLPACAGAPQRPAAPLQRVRAASSPPSLLPPCAPTSLLSLSASPPSLLPPCAPASLLSLSASFPVALHRGLPLLPRASPPSRAPPTKPYRPWGSEVGAF; the protein is encoded by the exons ATGAAGCGGCCGTGTGAGGACGGCAGCTCGGCTGAGAGCGACCTGGACGTGGGCGGTGAGAGCATGTTCGCAGG GCACTCGAAGCCTCCTTTCACCAGCTGTGCGTCACCCACGGCGACCACTCGAGTGATGGCGAGGAAGCGGCGCAGAGGG aTCATCGAGAAGAGACGCAGAGACAGGATCAACAACAGCCTGCTGGAGCTGAGGAGGCTGGTCCCCACGGCGCTGGAGAAGCAG GGCTCGGCTAAACTGGAGAAGGCAGAGATCCTTCAGATGACCGTGGACCacctgaagatgctgcagtccAACGGAG GCTACGTCAGCGCCCACGCGCTAGCgctggacttcctgtctgtgggcTTCAGGGAGTGCGTGACGGAGGTGTCTCGGTACCTGGACTCATCGGACCCTCTGGGCTCTCGGCTGCTGTCCCACCTCAGCTCCTGTGCGTGTCAGCGAGCGGCCGCCGCGCTCACGGCCGCCTCCCGCGCCCCCCCCCAGGCTCCGGGCCCCCCCCAGGctccccccccgcccccctgcTGGGCTGCCTTCCAGCCGCTGCCTGCGTGCGCCGGCGCCCCCCAGAGGCCGGCCGCGCCGCTGCAGCGCGTCCGCGCCGCCTCCTCACCCCCGTCCCTCCTGCCCCCCTGcgctcccacctccctcctgtcACTGTCGGCCTCACCCCCGTCCCTCCTGCCCCCCTGCGCTCCCGCCTCCCTCCTGTCGCTGTCGGCCTCGTTCCCCGTCGCGCTCCACAGaggcctccccctcctcccgcgcgcctcccccccctcccgcgCGCCTCCCACTAAGCCCTACAGGCCGTGGGGGTCGGAGGTCGGAGCCTTCTGa
- the LOC114850021 gene encoding lactoylglutathione lyase-like isoform X1, whose translation MEQRGLSDEAVSAACKEGNAITKDFMMQQTMLRVKDPARSLDFYTRVLGLTLLQKIDFPSMRFTHYFLGYEHRSDIPADVSERTAWTFSRRGTVELTHNWGSERDSGLSYHNGNHEPVGFGHIGIAVPDVSAACQLFEQQGVKQVRARASGKPGQTFIQDPDGYWIEILNPSDMVSAMAS comes from the exons ATGGAGCAGCGGGGGCTGTCGGACGAGGCGGTGAGCGCCGCCTGTAAGGAGGGAAACGCCATCACGAAG GACTTCATGATGCAGCAGACGATGCTGCGGGTCAAAGATCCGGCCCGGTCCCTGGACTTCTACACGCGCGTGCTGGGCTTGAC gctgctgcagaagaTCGACTTCCCTTCGATGCGGTTCACCCACTACTTCCTGGGCTACGAGCACAGGTCCGACATCCCCGCTGACGTCAGCGAGCGGACGGCCTGGACCTTCTCCCGCAGAGGCACCGTGGAGCTGACACA TAACTGGGGCTCGGAGCGGGATTCAGGCCTCTCGTACCACAATGGAAACCACGAACCTGTGGGGTTCG GCCACATCGGCATCGCCGTCCCCGACGTCAGCGCTGCCTGTCAGTTATTCGAGCAGCAGGGGGTGAAGCAGGTCCGCGCACGTGCCTCAG GTAAACCGGGTCAGACCTTCATCCAGGATCCTGACGGCTACTGGATCGAGATCCTGAACCCCAGCGACATGGTGTCAGCGATGGCGTCTTAA